The Microbispora sp. ZYX-F-249 genome window below encodes:
- a CDS encoding DUF4287 domain-containing protein yields MTEAVKGPASYFPSIEKKHGRPIPEWKDLIRSSPLTKHMELVSWLKEEHGLGHGHANALVAHTLAEDSAE; encoded by the coding sequence ATGACCGAAGCGGTGAAGGGCCCCGCCAGTTACTTCCCCTCGATTGAGAAGAAGCACGGCAGGCCGATCCCCGAGTGGAAGGACCTCATCCGCAGCTCCCCGCTGACCAAGCACATGGAGCTCGTCTCCTGGCTGAAGGAGGAGCACGGGCTCGGGCACGGGCATGCGAACGCCCTCGTCGCGCACACCCTCGCCGAGGACAGCGCCGAGTAG
- a CDS encoding helix-turn-helix transcriptional regulator, giving the protein MDRTELADFLRHRRARLTPADVGLSQGARRRTPGLRREEVAQLAGMSTDHYTRLEQARGSRPSRQMLAAVARALRLTGDERDHLFHLAGEEPPRDRRPATEHVRPGLLLVLDRLTDVPARVVSDRGDVLAQNAMARALHGDVSARPEAEHNVAWRYFTDPSARELFPAEDRDRAARAAVADLRATLARRPDDARLAGLVRRLRAHSEEFSALWDTHDVAVRRSDVKRFLHPVVGLLELDCEVLLSPEHDQRLVVYTARPGSRSHERLALLRVVGLQDLTRG; this is encoded by the coding sequence GTGGACAGAACCGAACTGGCCGACTTCCTGCGTCACCGCCGTGCCCGGCTCACGCCTGCCGACGTGGGGCTGTCGCAGGGCGCGCGGCGGCGCACCCCGGGACTGCGCCGCGAGGAGGTCGCGCAGCTCGCGGGCATGTCCACCGACCACTACACGCGACTGGAGCAGGCCAGGGGCTCACGCCCGTCCCGCCAGATGCTCGCCGCCGTCGCCCGCGCGCTGCGGCTGACCGGCGACGAACGGGACCACCTCTTCCATCTGGCCGGAGAGGAGCCGCCGCGGGACCGGCGGCCGGCCACGGAGCATGTCCGCCCCGGCCTGCTGCTCGTCCTCGACCGGCTGACCGACGTTCCCGCCCGGGTGGTGAGCGACCGCGGCGACGTGCTCGCGCAGAACGCGATGGCCAGAGCACTTCACGGCGACGTGTCCGCCCGGCCGGAGGCGGAGCACAACGTCGCCTGGCGCTACTTCACCGACCCGTCCGCGCGGGAACTCTTCCCGGCCGAGGACCGTGACCGCGCCGCCCGCGCGGCGGTGGCGGATCTGCGCGCCACACTCGCCCGCCGTCCGGACGACGCGCGGCTGGCAGGGCTCGTACGCCGGCTCCGCGCCCACAGCGAGGAGTTCTCGGCACTGTGGGACACCCACGACGTCGCCGTACGCCGCTCCGACGTCAAGCGCTTCCTGCATCCGGTCGTCGGCCTGCTGGAGCTGGACTGCGAGGTGCTGCTCAGCCCGGAGCACGACCAGCGGCTGGTCGTCTACACCGCCCGCCCGGGCAGCCGGTCCCACGAGCGGCTGGCGTTGCTGCGCGTGGTGGGCCTCCAGGACCTGACCCGCGGCTGA
- a CDS encoding DUF998 domain-containing protein has translation MVKRLYPLLAGGGILLAVVTVVTAQVGGDASLNPVSMTISQYAARDEGGAIETAMAVLGLASLALLAGMRALDAPVDGWPARLIGLWSVSLIGAAVMPSGTAWQGDVHGVLSAVAFVSVPAAAIQLVGRLGQDERWKAAARPLEWLALASGLGLAVITYVALPGHGVMIGLVERLLLTAEVAVLGVLAVRLAQLAWGPWLRVRAAGRRAGFLVHR, from the coding sequence ATGGTCAAGAGGCTTTACCCCCTGCTCGCCGGCGGCGGCATCCTGCTCGCGGTCGTCACCGTGGTGACGGCGCAGGTGGGCGGGGACGCCTCCTTGAACCCCGTCTCCATGACGATCAGCCAGTACGCCGCCCGCGACGAGGGCGGCGCCATCGAGACGGCCATGGCCGTCCTCGGGCTGGCCTCGCTCGCGCTGCTGGCCGGGATGCGCGCGCTCGACGCGCCGGTGGACGGCTGGCCCGCCCGCCTGATCGGCCTGTGGAGCGTCTCGCTCATCGGTGCCGCCGTGATGCCGTCGGGCACGGCCTGGCAGGGGGACGTGCACGGCGTACTGTCCGCGGTGGCCTTCGTGAGCGTGCCCGCCGCCGCGATCCAGCTGGTGGGCCGCCTGGGACAGGACGAGCGCTGGAAGGCCGCCGCCCGGCCGCTGGAGTGGCTGGCGCTCGCCTCCGGCCTCGGCCTGGCGGTCATCACGTACGTCGCGCTGCCCGGCCACGGCGTCATGATCGGCCTGGTGGAGCGCCTGCTCCTGACCGCCGAGGTGGCCGTCCTCGGAGTGCTCGCCGTACGGCTCGCGCAGCTCGCCTGGGGACCGTGGCTGAGAGTGCGTGCCGCCGGCCGGCGCGCCGGTTTCCTCGTGCACCGCTGA
- a CDS encoding SDR family NAD(P)-dependent oxidoreductase yields the protein MITVITGAGAGIGAASALDLARRGHQIVLVGRTPDRLRAVADRAERAGGSRPDTLVADFSSLDQVRRLAAELLERYERIDVLINNAGVMTPERRTTVDGNEWMMQVNHLAPFLLTNLLLDRLAESSARVVTTSSRAAKTGRLDPADLSREWRRWNGWLQYGDSKQANALFTVSLAERGLAATCLHPGVLKTGFAEGTFFMKVVWHLPGMGEPVEAGAARIVHLATHSDGVDHPGRYFVKNAPARAPQNMSDPALAAALWDASRAATGLSG from the coding sequence ATGATTACTGTGATCACTGGGGCGGGTGCCGGAATCGGTGCAGCTTCTGCCCTTGATCTCGCCCGGCGAGGTCATCAAATCGTGCTCGTCGGACGCACTCCGGACAGGCTCCGCGCCGTCGCCGACCGCGCGGAGCGGGCCGGTGGCAGCCGTCCGGACACGCTCGTCGCGGACTTCTCCTCCCTCGACCAGGTGCGCCGGCTGGCGGCCGAGTTGCTGGAGCGGTACGAGCGCATCGACGTGCTGATCAACAACGCCGGCGTCATGACACCCGAGCGCCGCACCACCGTGGACGGCAACGAGTGGATGATGCAGGTCAACCACCTGGCGCCGTTCCTGCTGACGAACCTGCTCCTCGACCGGCTCGCGGAGTCGTCCGCCCGCGTCGTCACCACGTCGTCCCGGGCCGCGAAGACGGGCCGCCTCGACCCCGCCGACCTGTCCAGGGAGTGGCGGCGCTGGAACGGCTGGCTGCAGTACGGCGACTCCAAGCAGGCCAACGCGCTGTTCACGGTGTCGCTCGCCGAGCGCGGCCTGGCCGCGACGTGCCTGCACCCGGGCGTCTTGAAGACCGGCTTCGCGGAGGGCACGTTCTTCATGAAGGTGGTGTGGCATCTGCCCGGTATGGGCGAGCCGGTCGAGGCCGGGGCGGCGCGGATCGTCCACCTCGCCACGCACTCTGACGGCGTCGACCACCCGGGCCGGTACTTCGTGAAGAACGCTCCCGCACGGGCGCCGCAGAACATGTCCGACCCCGCACTCGCCGCCGCCCTGTGGGACGCGAGCCGCGCCGCCACCGGCCTGTCCGGCTGA
- a CDS encoding PLP-dependent cysteine synthase family protein: MISEWAAEAVALLDRERAEAGTTPLREFPLPAEWGVRLRLKDESAQPTGGLKHRLARALFARAIASGRITEGTTVVDATGGPMAVAEAWFARLLGLPYIAVMPKKSSGAGVERLGGACRHVDPPLAVYEEAARLADEIGGHYLDHYRSAAAVDWRGASLADELFGQVDGCPRWIVVGAGTGATSAAIGRHLRDHDLPGRLAVADPENSAYFPGWATGAPDYATGMPSRIEGVGRPRMEPAFDSALVDLVVPVPDAASVAAARHVRRVTGLAVGPATGTNLWAALELIIRMRDRGERGEVVGVIGDAGERHLATCHDDAWAAGKGLDWRPYAERLRDLLGAP; the protein is encoded by the coding sequence GTGATCTCTGAATGGGCGGCCGAGGCCGTCGCGCTCCTCGACCGGGAGCGGGCGGAGGCCGGCACGACTCCGCTCCGCGAGTTCCCCCTGCCTGCGGAGTGGGGGGTGCGGCTGCGGCTGAAAGACGAGTCGGCGCAGCCCACCGGGGGTCTCAAGCACCGCCTGGCCCGCGCCCTGTTCGCCCGGGCGATCGCCTCCGGACGGATCACCGAGGGGACGACCGTGGTCGACGCCACCGGCGGTCCCATGGCGGTCGCCGAGGCGTGGTTCGCCCGGCTGCTCGGCCTGCCGTACATCGCGGTGATGCCGAAGAAGTCGTCCGGGGCCGGTGTCGAGCGGCTGGGCGGCGCCTGCCGGCACGTCGATCCTCCGCTCGCCGTCTACGAGGAGGCCGCCCGCCTCGCCGACGAGATCGGCGGGCACTACCTCGATCACTACCGCTCGGCCGCCGCGGTCGACTGGCGTGGCGCGAGCCTGGCCGACGAGTTGTTCGGGCAGGTCGACGGCTGCCCCCGCTGGATCGTGGTCGGGGCGGGCACCGGCGCCACGTCCGCCGCGATCGGCCGGCATCTGCGGGATCACGATCTGCCGGGGAGGCTGGCCGTGGCCGATCCGGAGAACTCCGCCTACTTCCCCGGCTGGGCCACCGGCGCCCCGGACTACGCCACGGGCATGCCCAGCCGCATCGAGGGCGTCGGCCGGCCGCGGATGGAGCCCGCCTTCGACTCCGCGCTCGTCGACCTGGTCGTCCCCGTGCCCGACGCGGCGAGCGTGGCCGCCGCCCGCCACGTCCGGCGGGTGACCGGGCTCGCGGTCGGCCCCGCCACGGGGACGAACCTGTGGGCGGCCCTCGAACTGATCATCCGGATGCGCGATCGGGGCGAGCGCGGCGAGGTGGTCGGCGTGATCGGCGACGCGGGCGAGCGTCATCTCGCGACCTGCCACGACGACGCCTGGGCGGCGGGCAAAGGCCTCGACTGGCGGCCGTACGCCGAGCGGCTGCGCGATCTGCTCGGCGCGCCCTGA
- a CDS encoding GTP-binding protein, with protein MAFAPSEEPVALKILVAGGFGVGKTTLVGAISEIRPLRTEEVLSDRGVGVDDTDGVEGKTTTTVAMDFGRITIREGLVVYLFGTPGQERFWFMWDELSYGALGAVVLADTRRLTDCFPSIDYFEQRGTPFIVAVNCFDGADRHEPEDVRIALDLDPDVPVLLCDVRRRASAKVVLVTLVEHALKMLTAAQR; from the coding sequence ATGGCCTTCGCGCCCTCTGAGGAGCCGGTCGCCCTCAAGATATTGGTGGCCGGCGGCTTCGGCGTCGGCAAGACCACGCTGGTCGGCGCGATCAGCGAGATTCGCCCCCTGCGCACCGAGGAGGTGCTGTCCGATCGCGGCGTCGGCGTCGACGACACCGACGGCGTGGAAGGAAAGACGACCACGACCGTGGCCATGGACTTCGGCCGCATCACCATCAGGGAAGGGCTCGTGGTCTACCTGTTCGGCACCCCCGGACAGGAGCGCTTCTGGTTCATGTGGGACGAGTTGTCCTACGGCGCGCTCGGGGCCGTCGTGCTGGCCGACACCCGCAGGCTGACCGACTGCTTTCCGTCGATCGACTACTTCGAGCAGCGCGGCACGCCGTTCATCGTCGCCGTGAACTGCTTCGACGGCGCCGATCGGCACGAGCCCGAGGACGTGCGGATCGCCCTCGATCTCGACCCCGACGTCCCCGTCCTGCTCTGCGACGTACGGCGCCGCGCCTCGGCCAAGGTCGTGCTCGTCACGCTCGTGGAGCACGCGCTCAAGATGCTGACGGCCGCCCAGCGCTGA
- a CDS encoding roadblock/LC7 domain-containing protein: MTGKASSTGELNWLLDDLISRVAAVRQAVILSTDGLVVGASQGLSREDAEHLSAVAAGFQSLARGAGRHFGGGEVRQTIVEMEAAFLFVTAAGQGTCLAVLAASDADVGHIAYEMAMLVKRVGQHISTNPRRIAP; the protein is encoded by the coding sequence ATGACCGGCAAAGCGTCGTCGACCGGCGAACTGAACTGGCTGCTCGACGATCTCATCAGCAGGGTCGCCGCCGTCCGCCAGGCGGTGATCCTCTCCACCGACGGCCTCGTCGTGGGAGCCTCCCAGGGGCTGAGCCGGGAGGACGCGGAACACCTGTCCGCGGTCGCGGCCGGCTTCCAGAGCCTGGCGCGGGGTGCCGGACGGCACTTCGGCGGGGGCGAGGTCAGGCAGACCATCGTCGAGATGGAGGCCGCGTTCCTGTTCGTCACGGCCGCGGGACAGGGCACCTGCCTCGCCGTCCTGGCCGCCTCCGACGCCGACGTGGGGCACATCGCGTACGAGATGGCGATGCTGGTCAAGCGGGTGGGGCAGCACATTTCCACCAACCCGCGGCGAATCGCCCCATGA
- a CDS encoding DUF742 domain-containing protein produces MTGPQWMDEEAGPLVRPYALTGGRARHSGAKLDLITMVTTSGSPRDVPGMGPEQRRILELARRGASVADIASDIDLPLGVVRVLIGDLHDLGLVDVRAPGKVAPLPSERILKEVINGLRAL; encoded by the coding sequence ATGACGGGACCCCAGTGGATGGACGAGGAGGCCGGACCGTTGGTCCGGCCCTACGCGCTGACGGGGGGCCGGGCACGGCACTCCGGGGCCAAGCTCGACCTGATCACCATGGTGACCACCTCGGGCTCACCGAGGGACGTCCCCGGCATGGGCCCCGAGCAGCGGCGGATCCTCGAGCTCGCGCGCCGTGGCGCGTCGGTGGCGGACATCGCGTCCGACATCGACCTGCCGCTGGGCGTGGTCCGGGTTCTGATCGGGGATCTGCACGACCTCGGGCTCGTCGACGTACGGGCTCCGGGCAAGGTGGCGCCGCTGCCAAGCGAGCGCATTCTCAAGGAAGTGATCAATGGCCTTCGCGCCCTCTGA
- a CDS encoding acyltransferase family protein, translated as MTVIAPARPSGAAVARDPLLDNAKFLAIVLVVSGHLVEELRDVPAAHALYFFVYLFHMPLFIVVSGYLSRNFTFSPGKARKLISGLAVPYVIFEVAYSLPRFFLYGKLEISLLDPYYLTWFLMSLFLWRLSTPVWQQLRHPLVVAVGLCLLSGTSALPDELSMNRTFGLLPFYVLGLMLTPEHLGRLRGRRARIAGGAVLATVLAGAFAVHTLVPTEWIRWRHSNHQIGVDDLTGTLIRLGMLAVGALLVTAFLAVTPSRRTWFTGLGAATMYAYLLHGFAVKVAERFHDALLNPLGVAAMAALGAVLAALLCTSPVRRAFRWAVEPDVSWAFTRLRRPVKREPAAT; from the coding sequence ATGACCGTGATCGCGCCCGCCCGCCCCTCCGGCGCTGCCGTCGCCCGCGACCCGCTGCTGGACAACGCCAAGTTCCTCGCCATCGTGCTCGTCGTCTCCGGGCATCTCGTCGAGGAGCTGAGGGACGTCCCGGCGGCGCACGCGCTCTACTTCTTCGTCTACCTCTTCCACATGCCACTCTTCATCGTCGTCAGTGGCTATTTGTCCCGAAATTTCACGTTCTCTCCGGGTAAGGCGCGCAAGCTCATCAGCGGCCTCGCGGTGCCGTACGTCATCTTCGAGGTGGCCTACTCGCTGCCCCGCTTCTTCCTGTACGGCAAGCTCGAAATCAGCCTGCTCGACCCGTACTACCTGACCTGGTTCCTGATGTCGCTGTTCCTGTGGCGGCTGTCCACGCCGGTCTGGCAGCAGTTGCGGCACCCTCTGGTGGTCGCGGTCGGGCTGTGCCTGCTGTCGGGGACCAGCGCCCTGCCCGACGAGCTGTCGATGAACCGGACGTTCGGCCTGCTGCCGTTCTACGTGCTCGGCCTCATGCTCACGCCGGAGCACCTCGGCCGCCTTCGCGGGCGGCGGGCGAGGATCGCGGGCGGGGCCGTGCTCGCGACGGTGCTCGCCGGGGCGTTCGCCGTCCACACGCTCGTGCCGACGGAGTGGATCCGCTGGCGTCACTCCAACCACCAGATCGGCGTGGACGACCTGACCGGCACGCTGATCAGGCTCGGCATGCTGGCGGTCGGCGCCCTGCTGGTGACGGCGTTCCTCGCGGTCACCCCGAGCCGCCGCACCTGGTTCACCGGCCTCGGCGCCGCCACGATGTACGCCTATCTGCTGCACGGGTTCGCGGTGAAGGTCGCCGAGCGCTTCCACGACGCCCTCCTCAACCCGCTCGGCGTGGCCGCCATGGCGGCCCTCGGAGCCGTCCTCGCGGCCCTGCTCTGCACGTCCCCGGTGCGCAGGGCGTTCCGATGGGCGGTGGAGCCCGACGTCTCCTGGGCCTTCACGAGACTGCGCCGGCCAGTGAAGAGGGAACCCGCCGCGACGTAG
- a CDS encoding SPFH domain-containing protein, protein MSPEILVVGGVAVVALIVLILLFKAIWRVAEPNEALIISGLGAHTKNELADSLGFKIVTGKGTAVLPGFQTARRLRLDSRATNLQVNCVTQQGIPVQVRGVIIYKVGDDFTSIANAARRFLDQQDSMNGAIHELFTGHLRSIIGNLTVEDLILNRERLTSETRSSAADEMSKLGLVVDSLQIQEIEDETGYITNLGKPHAAKIAAAARIAEAQRDQEATEAEQVAAAKKASAIRESQIQQAGYQAEVDQAAAKARQAGPLSEATARQEVVVQETRAAELEAQLAEQRLQSQVRKPADAKAYETVTLSQAERDARIAQAEAEARETELRAAAQASQVKQAAAADAESVRVRGEAAAAATKATGLGEAEAAKARGLAEAEAAKAKGLAEAEAAKAKGLAEADAIRARSEALRENQEAVIAQQLAENWPQIVEAGSKAFGNVDHMVVLNGAQGIEEMLAKALTLGGTGLGLARSLLAGGAPAEKDGASVNGAEPPATRNAIDTTS, encoded by the coding sequence ATGTCCCCGGAGATCCTGGTCGTGGGCGGTGTGGCCGTTGTCGCCCTCATCGTCCTCATCCTCCTGTTCAAAGCCATCTGGCGGGTGGCCGAGCCCAACGAGGCGCTCATCATCTCGGGCCTCGGCGCCCACACGAAGAACGAGCTGGCCGACAGTCTCGGCTTCAAGATCGTGACCGGCAAGGGCACCGCGGTGCTGCCCGGCTTCCAGACCGCCCGGCGCCTGCGGCTCGACAGCCGGGCCACCAACCTGCAGGTCAACTGCGTGACGCAGCAGGGCATCCCGGTCCAGGTACGCGGCGTCATCATCTACAAGGTGGGTGACGACTTCACCAGCATCGCGAACGCGGCGCGGCGCTTCCTCGACCAGCAGGACTCGATGAACGGCGCCATCCACGAGCTGTTCACCGGTCACCTGCGCTCGATCATCGGCAACCTGACCGTCGAGGACCTCATCCTCAACCGCGAGCGGCTCACCAGCGAGACCCGCAGCTCCGCGGCCGACGAGATGAGCAAGCTCGGCCTGGTGGTCGACTCGCTGCAGATCCAGGAGATCGAGGACGAGACCGGCTACATCACGAACCTCGGCAAGCCGCACGCCGCGAAGATCGCCGCCGCCGCGCGCATCGCCGAGGCGCAGCGCGACCAGGAGGCCACCGAGGCCGAGCAGGTCGCGGCCGCCAAGAAGGCCTCCGCCATCCGCGAGTCGCAGATCCAGCAGGCCGGCTACCAGGCGGAGGTGGACCAGGCGGCGGCCAAGGCCCGGCAGGCCGGCCCGCTGTCGGAGGCCACCGCGCGCCAGGAGGTCGTCGTCCAGGAGACCAGGGCCGCGGAGCTGGAGGCCCAGCTCGCCGAGCAGCGGCTCCAGTCGCAGGTTCGCAAGCCCGCCGACGCCAAGGCGTACGAGACCGTCACGCTGTCCCAGGCGGAGCGCGACGCGCGCATCGCCCAGGCCGAGGCGGAGGCCAGGGAGACCGAGCTGCGCGCCGCGGCCCAGGCGTCCCAGGTGAAGCAGGCGGCGGCCGCCGACGCCGAGTCGGTACGGGTGCGCGGTGAGGCCGCCGCGGCGGCGACCAAGGCGACCGGTCTGGGCGAGGCGGAGGCCGCCAAGGCGCGGGGTCTCGCGGAGGCCGAGGCGGCCAAGGCGAAGGGCCTCGCGGAGGCGGAGGCCGCCAAGGCCAAGGGTCTGGCCGAGGCCGACGCGATCAGGGCCCGGTCCGAGGCGCTGCGCGAGAACCAGGAGGCCGTCATCGCCCAGCAGCTCGCCGAGAACTGGCCGCAGATCGTGGAGGCCGGCTCGAAGGCGTTCGGCAACGTCGACCACATGGTGGTCCTCAACGGCGCCCAGGGCATCGAGGAGATGCTGGCCAAGGCGCTCACGCTCGGCGGCACCGGCCTCGGCCTGGCCCGCTCCCTGCTGGCCGGCGGCGCCCCGGCCGAGAAGGACGGCGCGAGCGTGAACGGCGCCGAGCCCCCGGCCACGAGGAACGCCATCGACACCACGTCCTGA
- a CDS encoding sensor histidine kinase — protein MWGFALKLTVGDGLVLLNSKTLYDTIGVTSTDLGTQIQTERALTAGVLSSGQTGSTALTAQQAKTTAAADRFRKSADDGATRAAMSDELVASLDALLSSLDRLPSVRESVTLGRADRLTAITSYNAIMDDLFALYERLVSVPDLATFQVASAMQGMGNAHEMITREDALVRGALASGTMTAQEQNAFSEWVATRRFLYSKNRPVLSGEMRAPYEQVLTSPLFDRFTALENQIVDQVRSGGPLPAEAERWSATVDQLIVRLDSARVKASDALSGSATSVATAIMLRILIAGGLGLVVIVATIIFSVRFGRRLARDLAGLRDAALELADVRLPQVVEKLRRGEDVDVEAEAPPIKATGANEVEDVAHAFSSVQRTAVEAAVGQAALRRGVSQVFLNLARRKQTLLHRQLTLLDTMQRRAEDPESLEDLFRLDHLTTRMRRHAESLIILSGSAPGRSWRKPVPLIDVIRAAISEVEDYTRVSMAPMPDAAIAGATVADVVHLVAELVENALIFSPPQTKVEVRGEVVANGLAVEIEDRGLGLMPQEYDEINARLADPPEFDLADSDRLGLFVVGQLAARHEIGVVLRGSPYGGTTAIVLIPRALMVDESSPAALADPAGRGAHAKFALASGGGDTDVRPGEAFDADPGPGRPSHDLREIRTIAGEVAGDVPAGLRGETAGLRGETVNLRGETVNLREGTEDPEERPSASEPSPFFTPAALRTEAVPSAARDDLSPRPFGAGSGFESPRAAAAPSVSPSVSPAVSPSVSPAVSPAPEPATAGVAANGLAQRTSTKRSGTSVSNGTHAGLPRRVRQANIAPQLRPEYQQAQSPQEQPPQRPPLSAPTVEERSPEEARAMFSAFQRGALRGREDSDRPGVATPGHHEHNTHGEKGEE, from the coding sequence ATGTGGGGGTTTGCCCTAAAGCTCACGGTTGGCGATGGCCTCGTCCTCCTCAACTCGAAGACGCTGTACGACACCATCGGGGTGACCTCCACCGACCTCGGCACCCAGATCCAGACCGAGCGGGCGCTGACCGCCGGCGTGCTGAGCAGCGGCCAGACCGGCTCCACCGCGCTCACCGCCCAGCAGGCCAAGACCACCGCCGCCGCGGACAGGTTCAGGAAGTCCGCCGACGACGGGGCGACCCGCGCCGCCATGAGCGACGAGCTCGTGGCGTCCCTGGACGCCCTGCTGTCCTCCCTCGACCGCCTGCCGTCCGTCAGGGAGTCCGTCACGCTCGGCAGGGCCGACAGGCTGACCGCGATCACGTCGTACAACGCGATCATGGACGACCTGTTCGCGCTGTACGAACGGCTCGTCTCCGTGCCCGACCTGGCCACCTTCCAGGTGGCCAGCGCGATGCAGGGGATGGGCAACGCGCACGAGATGATCACTCGTGAGGACGCCCTCGTCCGCGGCGCCCTCGCCAGCGGCACGATGACGGCCCAGGAGCAGAACGCCTTCAGCGAGTGGGTCGCCACCCGGCGGTTCCTCTACAGCAAGAACCGGCCGGTCCTCAGCGGGGAGATGCGGGCGCCGTACGAGCAGGTGCTCACCTCGCCGCTGTTCGACCGGTTCACCGCCCTGGAGAACCAGATCGTCGACCAGGTGCGTTCCGGCGGCCCGCTGCCCGCTGAGGCCGAGAGGTGGTCGGCGACCGTCGACCAGCTGATCGTCAGGCTCGACTCGGCCCGGGTCAAGGCCTCGGACGCGCTCAGCGGCTCCGCCACCTCGGTCGCCACCGCGATCATGCTCCGCATCCTGATCGCCGGCGGCCTCGGGCTCGTGGTCATCGTCGCCACGATCATCTTCTCCGTCCGGTTCGGCCGCCGCCTCGCCCGTGACCTCGCCGGCCTGCGCGACGCCGCGCTCGAACTCGCCGACGTACGGCTGCCGCAGGTCGTCGAGAAGCTGCGGCGGGGCGAGGACGTCGACGTCGAGGCCGAGGCGCCCCCGATCAAGGCGACGGGGGCCAACGAGGTCGAGGACGTCGCGCACGCGTTCAGCTCCGTCCAGCGCACGGCCGTGGAGGCCGCCGTCGGCCAGGCCGCCCTCCGCCGGGGCGTCAGCCAGGTCTTCCTCAACCTGGCCCGCCGCAAGCAGACCCTGCTGCACCGCCAGCTCACACTGCTCGACACGATGCAGCGCCGCGCCGAGGACCCCGAGAGCCTGGAGGACCTGTTCCGGCTCGACCACCTGACCACCCGCATGCGCCGCCACGCGGAGAGCCTGATCATCCTGTCCGGCTCCGCCCCCGGGCGGTCCTGGCGCAAGCCGGTGCCGCTCATCGACGTGATCCGCGCGGCGATCTCCGAGGTCGAGGACTACACCCGCGTCTCGATGGCCCCGATGCCGGACGCCGCCATCGCCGGCGCGACCGTGGCCGACGTGGTGCACCTCGTCGCCGAACTGGTGGAGAACGCCCTGATCTTCTCGCCCCCGCAGACGAAGGTGGAGGTGCGCGGGGAGGTCGTCGCCAACGGGCTCGCGGTGGAGATCGAGGACCGTGGTCTCGGCCTGATGCCCCAGGAGTACGACGAGATCAACGCACGGCTGGCCGACCCGCCGGAGTTCGACCTGGCGGACAGCGACCGGCTCGGGCTCTTCGTCGTCGGCCAGCTCGCCGCCCGCCACGAGATCGGCGTGGTCCTTCGGGGATCGCCGTACGGCGGGACGACCGCCATCGTGCTCATCCCCCGGGCCCTGATGGTCGACGAGAGTTCGCCCGCGGCGCTGGCGGACCCGGCCGGCCGCGGCGCCCACGCCAAGTTCGCGCTGGCCTCCGGCGGCGGCGACACCGACGTCCGGCCCGGCGAGGCGTTCGACGCCGACCCGGGACCGGGCCGCCCGTCCCACGACCTCCGGGAGATCCGCACGATCGCCGGAGAGGTCGCCGGGGACGTCCCGGCGGGTCTCCGCGGCGAGACGGCGGGTCTCCGCGGGGAGACGGTGAACCTTCGCGGGGAGACGGTGAACCTTCGCGAGGGGACGGAGGATCCGGAGGAGCGTCCGAGCGCGTCCGAGCCGTCCCCGTTCTTCACGCCGGCCGCCCTGCGGACCGAGGCCGTGCCCTCCGCGGCGCGCGACGATCTCTCCCCCCGGCCCTTCGGCGCCGGTTCCGGCTTCGAAAGCCCGCGCGCGGCGGCCGCGCCCAGCGTTTCGCCCTCCGTCTCGCCCGCGGTTTCGCCCTCCGTCTCGCCCGCGGTTTCGCCCGCCCCCGAGCCGGCGACCGCCGGGGTGGCGGCGAACGGCCTGGCGCAGCGGACGAGCACGAAGCGGTCCGGAACATCCGTCTCCAACGGCACCCATGCCGGGCTGCCGCGCAGGGTCCGCCAGGCCAACATCGCCCCGCAGCTTCGCCCCGAGTACCAGCAGGCTCAATCCCCGCAGGAACAGCCCCCGCAGAGGCCGCCGCTGTCCGCCCCGACCGTGGAGGAGCGGTCGCCCGAGGAGGCGAGAGCGATGTTCAGCGCCTTCCAGCGCGGTGCACTGCGGGGCCGGGAGGACTCCGATCGGCCGGGTGTGGCCACACCCGGCCACCACGAACACAACACGCACGGCGAAAAGGGTGAGGAATGA